Proteins encoded together in one Streptomyces umbrinus window:
- a CDS encoding helix-turn-helix domain-containing protein, with protein MSRAAEESNRRMLRARDAMDRGYAQPLDVPALARIAHVSQAHFTRTFRATFGETPHRYLQRRRVERAMFLLRETDRSVTDICFQVGFGSPGTFSRTFRDIVGFSPRAYRRAAVTAPVPTCFTMAWTRPSG; from the coding sequence GTGAGTCGTGCCGCAGAGGAGAGCAACCGTCGCATGCTTCGGGCACGGGATGCGATGGACCGTGGCTACGCGCAGCCGCTGGACGTCCCGGCCCTGGCCCGGATCGCCCATGTGTCCCAGGCGCACTTCACACGCACCTTCCGGGCCACGTTCGGCGAGACACCGCACCGCTATCTGCAGCGCCGCCGGGTCGAGCGGGCGATGTTCCTGTTGCGGGAGACCGACCGCAGCGTGACGGACATCTGCTTCCAGGTGGGCTTCGGCAGCCCGGGAACCTTCAGTCGCACGTTCCGCGACATCGTCGGCTTCTCGCCGAGGGCATACCGCCGGGCAGCGGTGACCGCGCCCGTGCCGACGTGTTTCACGATGGCGTGGACGCGTCCGAGCGGCTGA
- a CDS encoding VOC family protein: MFTAITHSQIYVLDQDEALDFYVGKLDLEVNTDVSLGFMRWLTVNVPGHPDRQILLEKPGPPALSEETAQQVRELLTKGAMGGHLIFTTDDCRKTYEKLLARGVEFTEEPTERPYGIDCGLRDPFGNSIRFTQPKA, encoded by the coding sequence ATGTTCACCGCCATCACGCACTCGCAGATCTACGTCCTCGACCAGGACGAGGCCCTCGACTTCTACGTGGGCAAGCTCGACCTGGAGGTCAACACCGACGTGTCCCTGGGCTTCATGCGCTGGCTGACCGTCAACGTCCCCGGTCACCCCGACCGCCAGATCCTGCTGGAGAAGCCGGGCCCTCCGGCGCTGTCCGAGGAGACGGCGCAGCAGGTACGGGAGCTGCTGACCAAGGGGGCGATGGGCGGCCACCTCATCTTCACCACCGACGACTGCCGGAAGACGTACGAGAAGCTGCTGGCCCGGGGCGTCGAGTTCACCGAGGAACCCACCGAGCGTCCGTACGGAATCGACTGCGGGCTCCGCGACCCCTTCGGCAACAGCATCCGCTTCACCCAGCCGAAGGCGTAG
- a CDS encoding alpha/beta hydrolase — protein sequence MNSVQFTAETSSNGLRERDFTVGEIPGVLWSPASGSDRAPLVLLGHGGGTHKKAPAMTGRAQLLVAGCGFHVVAIDAPGHGSRPRTAHDEQEIALMRQAMAAGEPVGPIVVRYNSHLADRALPEWRATLDALQELPEIGADGPVGYFGLNMGTAIGVPLTAVESRITAASFGLHWPDALAEYARRITVPVEYALQWDDEHIPRESGLALFDAFASKEKTLHANAGAHKELPRFEADSAVRFFARHLGRAMTSPA from the coding sequence ATGAATTCTGTGCAATTCACCGCGGAAACATCGTCGAACGGTCTCCGCGAACGCGACTTCACCGTAGGTGAGATCCCCGGCGTGCTCTGGTCGCCCGCCTCCGGCTCCGATCGCGCGCCCCTGGTGCTGCTGGGCCACGGCGGCGGCACGCACAAGAAGGCGCCGGCGATGACGGGCCGCGCACAACTCCTCGTCGCCGGCTGTGGTTTCCACGTCGTCGCCATCGACGCGCCCGGTCATGGCAGCCGGCCCCGCACGGCTCATGACGAGCAGGAGATCGCCCTGATGCGGCAAGCCATGGCGGCGGGCGAACCGGTCGGCCCGATCGTCGTCCGGTACAACTCCCACCTGGCGGACCGTGCCCTACCGGAGTGGCGGGCGACCCTGGACGCCCTCCAGGAACTGCCGGAGATCGGCGCCGACGGGCCGGTCGGCTACTTCGGTCTGAACATGGGCACCGCGATCGGGGTGCCGCTGACGGCGGTCGAATCCAGGATCACCGCCGCGTCCTTCGGCCTCCACTGGCCCGACGCCCTGGCCGAGTACGCGCGGCGGATCACCGTACCGGTCGAGTACGCGCTCCAGTGGGACGACGAGCACATCCCACGCGAGTCCGGTCTCGCGCTGTTCGACGCCTTCGCCTCGAAGGAGAAGACGTTGCACGCCAACGCGGGCGCGCACAAGGAACTGCCACGGTTCGAGGCCGACAGCGCGGTCCGGTTCTTCGCCCGGCATCTCGGCCGGGCCATGACGTCACCGGCGTGA
- a CDS encoding MFS transporter codes for MTISIYEGLPAGRHAAIPQGSLLRRVYAPRAFDALAFSMCTYAMPLLVLATTKSASLTGLAFALEWLPRVAAFGLAGDLVDRRGAAIVFFLASLARALLVAAGGVALFMLPSGTAETVTVMALAAGTGALTQFSFIANEAVGAIVSRRTAGQAHKVQAVLIGIDQTATLTGPALGGVLLLAGPSHMLAVLGVLSVLAACLALQTPPTPLRGSAKNGVRREAGLKTGWHTLISLPVLSWLVAGLVVSNLALGLLQAASPIIVIERFGLTSAAVGTLWSAAAASTLLAVAACRFALNRLGLWGVGVVCSTVASAACLALAQAPTYISYVLVMALFMAADGGLTVVLRTLRSLLIPPAAFGSTLSLTILLLLLPFPVAGIVVALTPLSALQHAILVCGILQALALGLAFLRLRGDPVLRGSGNMARATA; via the coding sequence GTGACCATCTCGATTTATGAGGGCCTACCGGCCGGTCGGCACGCAGCCATTCCCCAAGGCAGCCTGCTCCGCCGGGTATACGCACCCAGAGCCTTCGACGCGCTCGCTTTCTCCATGTGCACCTACGCCATGCCGCTCCTGGTGCTGGCCACGACCAAGTCGGCCTCTCTGACGGGTCTCGCCTTCGCGCTGGAATGGCTTCCGCGGGTTGCGGCCTTCGGCCTGGCGGGCGACCTGGTCGACCGGCGTGGAGCCGCGATCGTGTTCTTCCTCGCCTCCCTGGCACGGGCGCTGCTCGTGGCGGCGGGAGGCGTCGCCCTGTTCATGCTTCCGAGCGGGACGGCCGAAACGGTCACCGTGATGGCGCTGGCCGCCGGAACAGGTGCCCTGACACAGTTCAGTTTCATCGCCAACGAAGCCGTGGGCGCGATCGTCAGCCGGCGAACGGCAGGACAGGCGCACAAGGTGCAGGCCGTGCTGATCGGCATCGACCAGACCGCCACGCTCACCGGGCCCGCGCTGGGAGGTGTGCTCCTGCTCGCCGGGCCGAGCCATATGCTCGCCGTCCTCGGAGTGTTGTCCGTCCTCGCGGCCTGTCTCGCCCTGCAGACCCCGCCGACGCCACTGCGCGGCTCGGCGAAGAACGGTGTGCGACGGGAAGCAGGGCTCAAGACCGGCTGGCACACGCTGATTTCACTGCCCGTGCTGAGCTGGCTCGTGGCCGGGCTGGTCGTCTCCAACCTTGCGCTCGGGCTGTTGCAGGCCGCCAGCCCGATCATCGTGATCGAGCGCTTCGGGCTGACCTCGGCAGCCGTGGGCACGCTCTGGTCGGCGGCAGCGGCATCCACCCTCCTCGCCGTCGCGGCCTGCCGATTCGCGCTCAACCGGCTGGGCCTGTGGGGCGTCGGCGTGGTCTGCTCCACCGTCGCGTCCGCGGCTTGCCTCGCCCTGGCACAGGCGCCCACCTACATCTCGTACGTCCTGGTCATGGCGCTCTTCATGGCCGCGGACGGCGGCCTGACGGTCGTACTGCGCACACTGCGCTCCCTCCTCATACCGCCGGCCGCCTTCGGAAGCACCCTCTCTCTGACCATCCTGCTCCTGCTGCTGCCCTTCCCGGTCGCGGGAATCGTGGTTGCCCTGACACCGTTGTCGGCGCTCCAGCACGCCATCCTGGTGTGCGGCATACTCCAGGCCCTCGCCCTCGGCCTGGCGTTCCTGCGGCTGCGGGGCGATCCGGTCCTGCGCGGCTCCGGCAACATGGCCCGGGCGACGGCCTGA
- a CDS encoding amidase, translating to MDRNNAPRRTVLALGTAAAAAPWLGAVPARADASTTGRAADTARAAATDLDELGIVELRRRMDEGRLTAEQLTRHYMERIERVDPLLHAVIEVNPDALREARRLDSERDRRGPLHGMPILLKDLVETADRMHTTAGSLALRGLRPATDARVAARLRAAGAVILGKTNLSEWAGGMSLTHHAGWSARGGQTRNPYKLDRSPNESSSGTAVAAAANLCVAGIGTETNGSIIDPASANCVVGVKPTVGLVGRGGVIPGVPSQDSVGPIARTVRDAAILLGTLVGIDDRDPATEASRGHFHRDYTRFLDADGLRGARIGVPRAVYFGYSHHADEIAERAIATLRKAGATVVDPADIPTAEQLEDLPSSMVVQAYEIKRGLNAYLAAAPGDHPRSLAELIAFNRAHADRELRYVRQDGLEAVHELDFTEREYREALATNHRLSRTEGIDAVLRRFDLDALVMPTTGPPAKIDLIRGDSYGGGSSTPAALAGYPAISVPAGFAFGLPVGLTFMGTAWSEPVLLRLAHAYEQASRVRRPPTYRDADVGF from the coding sequence ATGGACCGGAACAACGCCCCACGCCGTACTGTGCTCGCGCTCGGCACCGCCGCAGCCGCCGCACCCTGGCTCGGCGCAGTCCCCGCCCGTGCCGACGCCTCGACCACGGGACGAGCCGCGGACACGGCACGCGCGGCGGCCACAGACCTGGACGAGCTCGGCATCGTCGAGCTTCGCCGTCGGATGGACGAAGGACGGCTCACCGCCGAACAGCTCACCCGCCACTATATGGAGCGCATCGAACGCGTCGACCCGCTCCTGCACGCGGTGATCGAGGTCAATCCCGACGCACTGCGAGAGGCCCGGCGCTTGGACTCCGAGCGAGACCGCCGTGGACCCCTGCACGGCATGCCCATCCTGCTCAAGGATCTGGTGGAGACCGCCGACCGGATGCACACGACGGCCGGATCGCTCGCCCTGCGGGGCCTGCGGCCGGCGACAGACGCCAGGGTCGCCGCCAGGCTGCGCGCGGCCGGCGCCGTCATCCTCGGCAAGACCAATCTCAGCGAGTGGGCCGGCGGGATGTCGCTCACCCACCACGCCGGCTGGAGCGCCCGCGGCGGCCAGACCCGTAACCCCTACAAACTGGACCGGTCGCCGAACGAGTCCAGTTCAGGAACCGCGGTCGCCGCCGCGGCCAACCTGTGCGTCGCCGGAATCGGTACGGAGACCAACGGCTCGATCATCGACCCGGCCTCGGCGAACTGCGTGGTCGGGGTGAAGCCGACCGTCGGACTGGTCGGGCGCGGCGGTGTGATCCCCGGTGTGCCGAGCCAGGACAGTGTCGGTCCGATCGCGCGTACGGTCCGGGACGCCGCGATCCTGCTCGGCACGCTCGTCGGGATCGACGACCGTGATCCGGCGACCGAGGCGAGCCGGGGCCACTTCCATCGTGACTACACCCGTTTCCTCGACGCCGACGGGCTGCGCGGGGCCCGCATCGGCGTACCGCGAGCGGTGTACTTCGGCTACAGCCACCACGCCGACGAGATCGCGGAGCGGGCGATCGCCACACTGCGCAAGGCCGGGGCGACGGTGGTCGACCCTGCCGACATCCCGACAGCCGAGCAGCTCGAGGACCTGCCCAGCTCGATGGTCGTCCAGGCGTACGAGATCAAGCGTGGACTCAACGCCTACCTGGCCGCCGCTCCCGGTGACCATCCGCGCAGCCTGGCGGAGCTGATCGCGTTCAACCGTGCGCACGCCGACCGCGAACTGCGCTACGTGCGGCAGGACGGCCTGGAGGCGGTGCACGAGCTGGACTTCACCGAACGCGAATACCGTGAGGCCCTGGCCACCAACCACCGGCTCTCACGCACCGAGGGGATCGACGCGGTGCTGCGGCGCTTCGACCTGGACGCCCTCGTCATGCCGACCACCGGACCACCGGCCAAGATCGACCTGATCCGCGGGGACAGCTACGGCGGCGGCTCGTCGACGCCTGCCGCGCTCGCCGGATACCCCGCGATCAGCGTCCCGGCCGGCTTCGCGTTCGGCCTGCCGGTCGGCCTGACCTTCATGGGTACGGCGTGGAGCGAGCCGGTTCTGCTCCGCCTCGCCCACGCCTACGAGCAGGCTTCCCGCGTCCGCCGGCCGCCGACGTACCGGGACGCCGATGTCGGTTTCTGA
- a CDS encoding ferredoxin produces the protein MHIDIDTDVCIGAGQCAMSAPAVFTQDDDGFSTLLPGQENSADPMLREAARACPVGAIKVSETARP, from the coding sequence ATGCACATCGACATCGACACGGACGTATGCATCGGCGCCGGCCAGTGCGCGATGTCCGCCCCGGCCGTATTCACTCAGGACGACGACGGCTTCAGTACCCTCCTGCCCGGACAGGAGAACAGCGCCGACCCGATGCTCCGCGAGGCGGCCCGGGCCTGCCCGGTCGGCGCCATCAAGGTGTCGGAGACCGCGCGACCGTGA
- a CDS encoding cytochrome P450 translates to MTDMTDTADVRPLSAPVAFPQDRTCPFQPPTAYDPLRAARPLARVTLYDGRTVWLVTGRDVARSLLADSRLSSDRMRPGYPATSPRIVAFRDRRAALLNVDDPEHHAQRRMLVPSFTLKRAAALRPAIQRIVDECLDAMLAQGPPAELVNAFALPVPSTVICELLGVPYADHEFFEEQSRRLLRGRDLDEVRDARDQLDGYLGALIDRKSESPGGDGVLDALVHEQLREGAVDREEAVALATILLVAGHETTANMISLGTYTLLQHPERLAELRADPSLWPAAVDELMRMLSIADGLLRQATQDIEVDGTTIRAGEGVVFATSVINRDGEVYAEPDTLDWHRPTRHHVAFGFGVHQCLGQNLARAEMEIALRSLFERVPGLRLDVAPDEVRFKPGDTIQGMLDLPVAW, encoded by the coding sequence ATGACAGACATGACGGATACGGCAGACGTGAGGCCGCTCTCGGCGCCCGTCGCCTTCCCCCAGGACCGCACCTGTCCCTTCCAGCCGCCCACGGCCTACGACCCCCTGCGCGCCGCCCGACCGCTCGCCCGCGTGACCCTCTACGACGGCCGGACCGTCTGGCTGGTCACCGGCCGTGACGTGGCCCGCAGCCTGCTCGCCGATTCCCGCCTGTCGTCCGACCGCATGCGCCCCGGCTATCCGGCCACCTCGCCGCGCATCGTGGCGTTCCGCGACCGTCGGGCCGCCCTGCTGAACGTCGACGACCCCGAGCACCACGCCCAGCGGCGGATGCTGGTCCCGAGCTTCACTCTCAAGCGCGCCGCCGCGTTGCGGCCGGCCATCCAGCGGATCGTCGACGAATGCCTCGACGCGATGCTCGCGCAGGGCCCGCCCGCCGAGTTGGTGAACGCCTTCGCGCTCCCCGTCCCCTCGACGGTGATCTGCGAACTGCTCGGTGTCCCGTACGCCGATCACGAGTTCTTCGAGGAGCAGTCCCGTCGGCTGCTGCGCGGCCGGGACCTGGACGAGGTGCGGGACGCGCGCGACCAGCTCGACGGCTACCTCGGGGCGCTGATCGACCGCAAGTCCGAGTCACCCGGCGGCGACGGTGTCCTCGACGCCCTGGTCCACGAACAGTTGCGGGAGGGCGCGGTGGACCGCGAGGAGGCGGTCGCGCTCGCCACGATCCTGTTGGTCGCCGGCCACGAGACGACCGCCAACATGATCTCGCTGGGCACGTACACCCTGCTCCAACACCCCGAACGGCTCGCGGAGTTGCGGGCCGACCCGTCGCTGTGGCCCGCGGCCGTCGACGAGTTGATGCGGATGCTGTCCATCGCGGACGGACTGCTGCGGCAGGCCACGCAGGACATCGAGGTGGACGGGACGACGATCCGCGCCGGCGAGGGCGTGGTCTTCGCGACCTCGGTCATCAACCGCGACGGGGAGGTCTACGCCGAACCCGACACCCTCGACTGGCACCGCCCCACCCGCCATCACGTGGCGTTCGGCTTCGGCGTCCACCAGTGTCTCGGCCAGAACCTCGCCCGTGCCGAAATGGAGATCGCCCTGCGTTCCCTGTTCGAGCGGGTGCCCGGGCTGCGGCTCGACGTGGCGCCGGACGAGGTCCGCTTCAAACCGGGCGACACGATCCAGGGAATGCTGGATCTGCCCGTGGCCTGGTAG